GGCAACTCGACTCACAGGTCGAGCACAGTGCCACCACATGGGTGCAACAGGGCGCTTGACGAAAGTCGTTGCCATGCGAACCGACTCTTCTCCCGGCACGCTGCCGGCGCGGGAGCACCTCCCGGCCGCCACAGCCGGTACGCCTGTCCTGGACGTAGTGATCCCCGTCTACAACGAGGAGAAGGACCTCCGGCCGTGCGTCCAGAGACTGCACGACCATCTGACGCGTACGTTCCCCTACTCCTTCCGCATCACGATCGCCGACAACGCGTCGACGGACACCACTCCCCTGGTGGCGCAGCGGCTGGCGACACGGATCCCGGAGGTGGAGAACTTCCGCCTCGAGCAGAAGGGCCGCGGCCGTGCGCTGCGGACCGTCTGGTCGGCCTCGGACGCCCCGATCCTCGCGTACATGGACGTGGATCTGTCCACCGACCTCAACGCGCTGCTGCCGCTGGTGGCACCGCTGATCTCCGGACACTCGGACCTGGCGATCGGCTCCCGGCTGGCCCGTAGCTCCCGTGTGGTGCGCGGGCCGAAGCGGGAGTTCATCAGCCGCGCCTACAACCTCATCCTGCGCGGCTCGCTCCAGGCCCGCTTCTCGGACGCGCAGTGCGGGTTCAAGGCGATCCGGCGTGATGTGGCACAGATCCTGCTCCCCCTGGTGGAAGACACCGGCTGGTTCTTCGACACTGAGATGCTGGTGCTCGCCGAACGCGCCGGCCTCCGTATCCACGAGGTGCCGGTCGACTGGGTCGACGACCCGGACTCCACGGTGCACATCGTGAAGACGGCGACCGACGACCTGAAGGGGGTATGGCGCGTGGGCCGGGCGCTGGCCACCGGTTCGCTCTCCCTGGACCGGCTGACCAGGCCGTTCGGCGACGACCCCCGCGACCGCGACATCATGGACGTACCCAAGGGCCTGGCCCGCCAGCTCGTCGGCTTCTGTGTCGTGGGTGGTCTCTCCACCCTCTTCTACCTGCTGCTCTACACCGTCTTCCGCCAGTTCGGCGGATCGCAGGTGGCCAACGCCCTCGCGCTGCTGGTGTCGGCCGTCGCCAACACCGCCGCCAACCGGCGGCTCACCTTCGGGGTGCGCGGCCGCGGCGGGGCCGTCAAGCACCAGGCGCAGGGACTGGTCGTCTTCGGCATCGGACTCGCGCTGACCAGCGGCTCGCTCGTCGCCCTGAACACGGCGACGTCCAGCCCCGCGCACTCCACCGAGCTGGCGGTGCTGGTCGCCGCCAACCTCGCGGCGACCGTACTGCGCTTCCTGCTCTTCCGGGTGTGGGTGTTCTCCGACCGGCGCGAGGGCGACGACCCGACGCCGACCGGCGCGCACGCCTCCGCCGACAGCTCGCACGCCCCTCAGACCGTGCACGCCGCTCAGCCCGTGCAGGCCCCGCAGACGTCCCGTGATCCCCACACCTCCCACGACCCCCGCGTTCCCCATGGCGCCCACGGTCCGTACGACCCCGGCACCCCCCGCGCCCCCCGCGGCTCCTCACCGGCATACCCGGCCGGTCCCTCGCAGACGAGCACCCCGCAGGCCGGCACCCCGCAGGCCGGAGGGTCGTCCGGGCCACAGCCGATGCCGCAGCCGCATGACCCGCCGCAGCCGCCGTCGCAGAGGCAGCAGTTGCCGCAGAGGCGCATCGTGCATCCGCAGG
This Streptomyces sp. NBC_00377 DNA region includes the following protein-coding sequences:
- a CDS encoding glycosyltransferase; this encodes MRTDSSPGTLPAREHLPAATAGTPVLDVVIPVYNEEKDLRPCVQRLHDHLTRTFPYSFRITIADNASTDTTPLVAQRLATRIPEVENFRLEQKGRGRALRTVWSASDAPILAYMDVDLSTDLNALLPLVAPLISGHSDLAIGSRLARSSRVVRGPKREFISRAYNLILRGSLQARFSDAQCGFKAIRRDVAQILLPLVEDTGWFFDTEMLVLAERAGLRIHEVPVDWVDDPDSTVHIVKTATDDLKGVWRVGRALATGSLSLDRLTRPFGDDPRDRDIMDVPKGLARQLVGFCVVGGLSTLFYLLLYTVFRQFGGSQVANALALLVSAVANTAANRRLTFGVRGRGGAVKHQAQGLVVFGIGLALTSGSLVALNTATSSPAHSTELAVLVAANLAATVLRFLLFRVWVFSDRREGDDPTPTGAHASADSSHAPQTVHAAQPVQAPQTSRDPHTSHDPRVPHGAHGPYDPGTPRAPRGSSPAYPAGPSQTSTPQAGTPQAGGSSGPQPMPQPHDPPQPPSQRQQLPQRRIVHPQDQDPTTRFRAGEAADGSWRDATVHLPPVRRPRDTDPGDAR